One genomic region from Quercus robur chromosome 4, dhQueRobu3.1, whole genome shotgun sequence encodes:
- the LOC126723011 gene encoding wall-associated receptor kinase-like 1 — MGVQFLMRITFLLLLTYGLAAAAPPPMVKPNCVEFCGNVSIPYPFGMTTAGCYLNDWFRINCTGKGSSARAFLPRINMEVLEINITNPYRNDSYISFEPSIVRVKMPIIISSNCANTVPSNSSVNMKGSPFYFSSYRNKFISVGCNNMALMTGSDPTVLVGCNSDCDGKTMIDREAKCSGFNCCQTTVPYGNQVFNVTFKSKNGKNKGSKKCKYAFLAEEEWFDSNITNPSYEVPLLEYVPVALEWTVSNFTDMNSTEADRRKVNCYEGRQYYCRYGYEGNPYLNTGCQDINECEKDNRCPNKSDCENTEGSYNCDRGKTRSKILKIAIIVICTSFGVLFLLLITWWLYKVIKKRNKIKLKQKFFKRNGGLLLQQQLSSNENNVQKAKLFNSKELETTTDHFNENRILGKGGQGTVYKGMLVDGRIVAIKKCNIVDEGNLEQFINEIIILSQINHRNVVKLLGCCLETEVPLLVYEFIPNGTLFQYLHEENEDFPLLTWEMRLRIATEIAGALSYLHSAASLPIYHRDIKSSNILLDEKYRTKVADFGTSKSVAIDQTHVTTLVYGTFGYLDPEYFQTSQFTEKSDVYSFGVVLVELLTGEKPVSLTRSQERRNLSTYFVHSLKENRLFDILDTQVSKVDNKDEVMKIANLAKRCLHFNGKKRPTMLEIMMELEGVQNISPVQPNFEELEYVGNEEMGPWNDVSFQQLHV; from the exons ATGGGTGTGCAATTTCTAATGCGCATTACTTTCTTACTTCTTCTGACATATGGATTAGCAGCAGCAGCACCACCACCTATGGTGAAGCCCAATTGTGTAGAGTTCTGTGGAAATGTTAGTATTCCATACCCGTTTGGAATGACAACAGCCGGTTGTTACTTGAACGACTGGTTCAGAATTAATTGCACTGGAAAGGGCAGCTCGGCTAGAGCCTTCCTTCCCAGAATAAACATGGAAGTGCTGGAAATCAATATTACTAATCCATATAGGAATGATTCATACATTTCTTTTGAGCCAAGCATCGTTCGAGTCAAGATGCCGATTATTATTTCTTCGAATTGTGCAAATACGGTTCCGAGCAATAGTAGTGTGAATATGAAGGGGAGTCCTTTTTACTTCTCATCCTATCGGAATAAATTTATTTCGGTTGGTTGCAACAATATGGCCTTGATGACCGGTAGTGATCCTACGGTGCTGGTTGGTTGCAATTCTGATTGCGATGGTAAAACCATGATAGACAGGGAAGCTAAATGTTCGGGCTTCAACTGCTGCCAGACCACAGTCCCTTATGGGAATCAAGTATTTAATGTAACTTTCAAAAgtaaaaatgggaaaaataagGGCagcaaaaaatgcaaatatgcaTTCCTAGCAGAAGAGGAATGGTTTGATTCAAACATAACAAATCCCTCTTACGAAGTGCCGCTTTTGGAATACGTTCCCGTGGCGCTGGAGTGGACAGTGTCTAACTTTACTGACATGAATTCAACCGAGGCAGATAGACGGAAAGTAAATTGTTACGAAGGCAGGCAATATTATTGCCGTTATGGATACGAAGGAAATCCTTATCTTAACACGGGATGTCAAG ATATAAATGAATGTGAGAAAGACAATAGATGTCCCAACAAGTCAGATTGTGAGAATACAGAAGGCAGTTACAATTGCGACAGGGGAAAGACTCGATCGAAGATACTCAAGATAGCAATTATAG TTATTTGTACAAGTTTTGGGGTATTGTTTCTACTCCTTATTACTTGGTGGTTATACAAAGtgataaagaaaagaaacaaaatcaagCTCAAGcaaaaattcttcaaaaggAATGGTGGTTTGTTATTACAACAACAATTATCTTCAAATGAAAACAATGTTCAAAAGGCAAAATTATTCAATTCAAAGGAGTTGGAAACTACGACAGATCATTTTAATGAAAACAGAATACTTGGTAAGGGTGGACAAGGTACAGTTTATAAAGGAATGTTAGTGGATGGAAGAATTGTGGCAATTAAAAAGTGCAACATAGTGGATGAAGGAAATCTCGAACAATTCATTAATGAGATTATCATTCTTTCACAAATCAATCATAGAAATGTGGTTAAACTACTTGGGTGTTGTTTAGAGACAGAAGTTCCTTTGCTAGTTTATGAATTCATTCCTAATGGCACACTTTTTCAGTATCTccatgaagaaaatgaagattttCCATTACTAACATGGGAAATGCGCTTAAGAATTGCCACTGAAATTGCGGGAGCTCTATCGTACTTACACTCGGCAGCTTCACTACCCATTTACCATCGAGACATAAAATCTTCAAACATACTGCTTGATgagaaatatagaacaaaagTAGCAGACTTCGGCACTTCAAAATCAGTAGCCATTGACCAAACTCATGTCACCACACTAGTATATGGTACTTTTGGGTACTTGGATCCAGAATACTTTCAAACAAGCCAATTTACAGAAAAGagtgatgtttatagttttggagTGGTCCTTGTTGAGCTTTTAACAGGAGAAAAGCCAGTTTCTTTGACGAGATCACAAGAACGTCGAAATCTATCTACATATTTTGTTCATTCATTAAAAGAGAATCGTCTCTTTGATATACTTGATACTCAAGTAAGCAAGGTTGATAATAAAGATGAAGTCATGAAAATTGCTAACCTTGCAAAAAGATGTTTGCACTTTAATGGAAAGAAACGACCTACGATGCTAGAAATCATGATGGAGTTGGAGGGAGTTCAAAACATTTCACCCGTTCAACCAAATtttgaagaacttgaatatGTTGGAAATGAAGAAATGGGACCTTGGAATGATGTTTCTTTTCAACAACTTCATGTTTAG